The genomic DNA GTCTAGGGGAGCACGCACGCGGCTCAGCCAACGCACCAGCAGGTTGGTATCTTGCCAGAGGTCAGCGATCGCCACTCCAGACTCACCCATGGTTGCGGGCGTGATGGTCTGCAGTTCTTCAGTGACGCGATCGACCACCTCGTTGGGCATCATATCGCGCAGGGTGCGGAAGACCACCTCAGATATATCTCGGGCATCATAGAGATCCTCTAGGCGGGCGCGCCGCTGCACGTTCTCCAAAAACTCAATTCCCTGTACACTCGGGGGCAACCCGGACGGTG from Candidatus Obscuribacterales bacterium includes the following:
- a CDS encoding DUF2267 domain-containing protein, translated to MNTNIAPNTTPSGLPPSVQGIEFLENVQRRARLEDLYDARDISEVVFRTLRDMMPNEVVDRVTEELQTITPATMGESGVAIADLWQDTNLLVRWLSRVRAPLD